The following proteins are encoded in a genomic region of Bubalus kerabau isolate K-KA32 ecotype Philippines breed swamp buffalo chromosome 15, PCC_UOA_SB_1v2, whole genome shotgun sequence:
- the LOC129628979 gene encoding histone H2B type 2-E-like: MLEPAKSAPTPKKGSKKAVTKAQKKDGKKRKCSCKESYSVYVYKVLKQVHPDTGISSKAIGIMNSFVNDIFEHITGEASHLAHYNKRSTITSREIQTTVRLLLPGELAKHAMSEGTKAVTKYTSSK; this comes from the coding sequence ATGCTTGAACCGGCTAAGTCTGCTCCTACCCCTAAAAAGGGCTctaaaaaagctgtgaccaaggccCAGAAGAAGGATGGCAAGAAGCGCAAGTGCAGCTGCAAGGAGAGCTACTCCGTGTACGtgtacaaggtgctgaagcaagtCCATCCGGACACCGGCATTTCATCGAAGGCCATcggaatcatgaactcctttgtCAATGACATTTTCGAACACATCACTGGCGAGGCATCTCACCTGGCACATTACAACAAGCGCTcaactatcacatccagggagatccagaccactgtgcgcttgctgctacctggggaaCTGGCCAAGCACGCCATGTccgagggcactaaggctgtcaccaagtataccagctccaagtaa